One Microlunatus soli genomic window carries:
- a CDS encoding PLP-dependent cysteine synthase family protein, with the protein MTRYDSLADSVGNTPLVGLPRLSPSKTVRLWAKLEDRNPTGSIKDRAALRMIAAAEAEGRLKPGSTILEPTSGNTGISLAMAAKLSGYRLICVMPENTSSERRELLAMWGAEVVSSPAAGGSNEAVRVAKQLSEEHPDWVMLYQYGNPANAEAHYAGTGPEILADLPEVTHVVAGLGTTGTLMGIGRFLSEQKPDVKIIAAEPRYGELVYGLRNLDEGFVPELYDASLISSRFSVGSRDAVRRVRELLEREGIFAGLSTGAIVHAALAQAAKAQRAGESADIVLVIADGGWKYLSTGAYAASLDEVEEHLDTQVWA; encoded by the coding sequence ATGACCCGATACGACTCGCTCGCCGACTCGGTCGGAAACACGCCGCTGGTCGGGCTGCCGAGGCTGTCGCCGAGCAAAACCGTCCGGCTCTGGGCCAAGCTCGAGGACCGCAATCCCACCGGGTCGATCAAGGATCGGGCGGCGCTGCGGATGATCGCCGCTGCCGAGGCCGAGGGACGACTCAAGCCGGGCTCGACGATCCTGGAACCGACCAGCGGCAACACCGGCATCTCGTTGGCGATGGCGGCGAAGCTGTCCGGCTATCGGCTGATCTGTGTGATGCCGGAGAACACCAGCTCCGAGCGCCGTGAGCTGCTGGCGATGTGGGGCGCCGAGGTCGTCTCGTCGCCCGCCGCCGGCGGATCGAACGAGGCCGTCCGGGTCGCCAAACAACTCAGCGAGGAACACCCGGACTGGGTGATGCTCTATCAGTACGGCAATCCGGCCAACGCCGAGGCGCACTACGCCGGCACCGGACCGGAGATCCTGGCCGACCTGCCCGAGGTCACCCACGTGGTCGCGGGCCTCGGCACCACCGGCACCCTGATGGGGATCGGCCGCTTCCTGTCCGAGCAGAAGCCCGACGTCAAGATCATCGCCGCCGAACCGCGGTACGGAGAACTGGTCTACGGGTTGCGCAACCTCGATGAGGGCTTCGTCCCCGAGCTGTACGACGCTTCGTTGATCAGCTCCCGCTTCTCGGTCGGTTCCCGTGACGCGGTCCGCCGGGTGCGGGAGCTCCTCGAACGCGAAGGGATCTTCGCCGGACTGTCCACCGGTGCGATCGTGCACGCCGCGTTGGCGCAGGCGGCCAAGGCCCAGCGCGCCGGTGAATCCGCCGACATCGTGTTGGTGATCGCCGACGGCGGCTGGAAATACCTGTCCACCGGGGCCTACGCGGCAAGCCTGGACGAGGTCGAGGAGCATCTGGACACCCAGGTCTGGGCCTGA
- a CDS encoding MoaD/ThiS family protein, with product MAVEVKVPTILRTYTDGEKTVSGSGSTLAEVIDDVETRHPGLKDRLVEADALRRFVNVYVNDEDVRFSGGLAAPVTENDVVVVLPAVAGGAR from the coding sequence ATGGCGGTCGAAGTCAAGGTCCCGACGATCCTGCGGACCTACACCGATGGCGAGAAGACGGTGTCCGGCTCCGGAAGCACGCTGGCCGAGGTGATCGACGACGTCGAGACCCGCCATCCGGGTTTGAAGGACCGTCTGGTCGAGGCCGACGCGCTGCGGCGCTTCGTCAACGTCTACGTCAACGACGAGGACGTCCGTTTCAGTGGCGGGCTGGCCGCACCGGTGACCGAGAACGACGTGGTCGTGGTGCTGCCGGCAGTTGCCGGTGGCGCTCGCTGA
- a CDS encoding Mov34/MPN/PAD-1 family protein, which translates to MLRIPRAQVDEMIAHARADHPDEACGVAVGPEGSDRPTRLIPMINADRSPTFFRFDPLEQLKLAKELDAADEEIVVVYHSHTATEAYPSRTDISYAAEPQAHYVLVSTAESGSGDGPVSVRSYRILDGDVTEEDIEYLES; encoded by the coding sequence GTGTTGAGGATCCCGCGTGCCCAGGTGGACGAGATGATCGCCCATGCCCGCGCCGATCATCCCGACGAGGCCTGTGGCGTCGCGGTCGGTCCGGAAGGTTCGGACCGGCCGACCCGGCTGATCCCGATGATCAACGCGGACCGTTCACCGACCTTCTTCCGGTTCGACCCGTTGGAGCAGCTGAAGCTGGCCAAGGAACTCGACGCCGCCGACGAGGAGATCGTCGTGGTCTACCACAGCCACACCGCGACCGAGGCCTACCCGTCCCGGACCGACATCTCCTACGCCGCCGAGCCCCAGGCCCACTACGTGCTGGTGTCCACCGCCGAGAGCGGCAGCGGCGACGGCCCGGTGTCGGTGCGGTCCTACCGGATCCTGGACGGCGACGTGACCGAGGAGGACATCGAGTATCTCGAGTCCTGA